The following are encoded in a window of Panicum virgatum strain AP13 chromosome 5N, P.virgatum_v5, whole genome shotgun sequence genomic DNA:
- the LOC120672015 gene encoding uncharacterized protein LOC120672015, with protein sequence MEGVIPFIFKVIAQYKEEGQASFGGLLSDSDEPSPVSSYVLLPGDSDGRHRDEIRDQQLCPTSVHAEVVTTCTARASPIRCPTLRRRA encoded by the coding sequence ATGGAGGGTGTCATCCCGTTCATCTTCAAGGTCATCGCGCAGTACAAGGAAGAAGGGCAGGCCTCCTTCGGCGGCTTGCTATCGGATTCTGACGAGCCCTCGCCGGTGTCGTCGTACGTGCTCCTGCCGGGTGATTctgacggccgccaccgcgacgagaTCAGGGATCAGCAGCTCTGTCCGACGTCCGTGCACGCCGAGGTCGTCACCACCTGCACCGCGCGGGCGTCTCCAATCCGATGCCCgacgctgcggcggcgagcgtgA
- the LOC120672364 gene encoding transcription initiation factor TFIID subunit 12b-like — protein sequence MADPPPVAASASPAQPDQLAAGASVSTPQNPNPLLSPQIPPSPTVSDLSAHISSPQQLDPAAAAAAASGGGGSMDYPPRPPQLQAPSPTQAGAGAGGFGQIHRSGSTSRISTASQLPQYAAMAARIYGAQMNFSGGGGLVGQQQQQQLAGRSPMLGQGQLGMLQGQGNAAHFGIQSQMMVQARQKGMVQGTQLNNANTAQALQGMQPMGVMGTMGMNQMRPNGTIPYGAQQRFAHAQMRPQASQQAALSPQKVVGQGLSRTASITALNSQLPGSSQNGQMVAMSMPQQQQQQQQQQWLKQMQSSMGSPVSPQFQHQQRLMLMQQLQQKTGLTQQQLAQVQQQHPHLSAQQLIQQQHFLQQFQHQQPLQSPRVSASGSQKSANLTGSQPGTPLSGGTMTGGSASQGAEGTSQLLGKRKIQDLVAQVDPLGKVDPEVEDLLLEIADDFIDSVTAFACSLAKHRKSSVVEAKDVLLHLEQNWHLSVPGFSREDKNPQRNSVKPSVDPQQPESDATGIRGTGNKLLANNSVVNHQIRPPIAEPSAMPTAGPLSKAPRF from the exons ATGGCGGATccgccgcccgtggccgcctccgcgtcgccggcgcagcccgaccagctcgccgccggggcCTCCGTCTCCACCCCGCAAAACCCCAACCCCCTCCTCTCCCCGCAAATCCCCCCGTCCCCGACCGTCTCCGACCTCTCCGCGCACATCTCCTCCCCGCAGCAGCTCgacccggcggcagcggccgctgccgcctcggGCGGAGGGGGATCCATGGACtacccgccgcgcccgccgcagctGCAGGCGCCCTCGCCCACGCAGGCGGGGGCCGGCGCCGGGGGGTTCGGCCAGATCCACCGCTCGGGGTCGACCTCCCGCATCTCCACAGCCAGCCAGCTCCCGCAGTACgccgccatggcggctaggATATACGGCGCTCAGATGAACTTCTCGGGTGGCGGCGGGCTGGTGggccagcagcaacagcagcagctggCGGGGCGTTCGCCCATGCTTGGGCAGGGCCAGCTTGGGATGCTTCAAGGCCAGGGGAACGCGGCACATTTTGGGATTCAGTCGCAGATGATGGTGCAG GCAAGGCAAAAGGGTATGGTACAAGGTACTCAATTGAATAATGCTAATacagctcaagctctgcaaggGATGCAGCCCATGGGAGTCATGGGTACTATGGGGATGAACCAGATGAGACCGAATGGAACTATCCCCTATGGTGCTCAACAACGGTTTGCCCATGCACAAATGAGACCTCAGGCATCCCAACAAGCTGCACTATCTCCGCAG AAAGTAGTCGGTCAAGGCTTGTCGAGAACAGCGTCAATTACAGCATTAAATTCACAACTACCTGGATCATCGCAAAATGGACAGATGGTAGCAATGTCTATgccacagcaacagcaacagcagcagcagcagcagtggttGAAGCAAATGCAGTCATCCATGGGCTCACCAGTTTCTCCACAATTTCAGCACCAACAGAGACTCATGTTAATGCAGCAACTTCAGCAGAAAACGGGATTGACTCAACAGCAACTTGCACAAGTTCAACAACAGCATCCGCATCTCAGTGCCCAACAACTGATTCAGCAGCAACATTTTCTCCAGCAGTTTCAGCACCAGCAACCACTCCAATCTCCAAGGGTTTCAGCATCTGGTTCGCAGAAGTCTGCGAACCTTACAGGATCACAGCCGGGTACACCTTTGTCCGGTGGAACTATGACTGGTGGAAGTGCAAGTCAGGGAGCTGAAGGAACTAGCCAACTTCTTGGGAAAAGGAAGATACAAGATCTGGTTGCACAG GTAGATCCCCTAGGCAAGGTTGACCCTGAGGTGGAAGATTTACTTTTAGAAATTGCTGATGACTTCATTGACTCG GTGACTGCATTTGCGTGCAGCTTGGCAAAGCACAGGAAATCATCCGTTGTGGAAGCAAAGGATGTGTTGCTGCACTTGG AACAAAATTGGCATTTGTCTGTTCCTGGATTCTCAAGGGAGGATAAGAATCCTCAAAGAAACTCT GTAAAGCCTTCGGTAGATCCGCAACAACCAGAAAGTGATGCTACCGGTATTAGAGGCACAGGCAATAAACTTTTGGCTAATAACTCGGTTGTCAACCATCAAATAAGACCTCCCATTGCAGAGCCTTCAGCGATGCCAACAGCGGGGCCCCTGTCCAAAGCCCCCCGCTTCTAA